From Halomicrobium salinisoli, the proteins below share one genomic window:
- the thiD gene encoding bifunctional hydroxymethylpyrimidine kinase/phosphomethylpyrimidine kinase, giving the protein MTRQPAPVRPPVVLTIAGSDAGGGAGIQADLKTIEACGAFGTSAITSATAQNTRGVESTHLLPREEIAAQIGAVRDDFDVAAVKTGMLATTEVVDLVAERAPDLPNLVVDPVMVAASGDRLLEPEAEAAYEGLIAEARLVTPNAEEAEVLTGVAVTDPETAREAGERLVEMGAEAALVKGGHVPGDDVVDTLVGDDAVRTFRHDRVDTDATHGSGCTLSSAVAARLARGDGLETAVGAGIDLLSRAVRYNLDVGEGPGAVHHAVGVRDDAARGATAEAVRSVATALAGVDAEALTPSNGATAVGATPYAESLADVAAVGVDPEEKADADRGVRFGAADGPAERLLAAREAAPSLRFAVDCRRSEPLRSALEGPVATVAERTDEVDEADGTGGATGVRRAVDAVDGSPLAVEAPDADRLTLVSSDADRLAHRVETLSAELAA; this is encoded by the coding sequence ATGACGCGACAGCCCGCTCCGGTCCGACCGCCGGTCGTGCTGACGATCGCCGGCAGCGACGCCGGCGGCGGCGCCGGGATCCAGGCCGACCTCAAGACGATCGAGGCCTGCGGCGCGTTCGGGACCAGCGCGATCACGAGCGCGACCGCCCAGAACACCCGCGGCGTCGAGAGCACGCACCTGCTGCCCCGCGAGGAGATCGCCGCCCAGATCGGGGCCGTTCGCGACGACTTCGACGTCGCCGCCGTCAAGACGGGGATGCTCGCGACGACCGAGGTGGTCGACCTCGTGGCGGAGCGCGCGCCCGACCTGCCGAACCTGGTGGTCGACCCCGTCATGGTCGCAGCCTCCGGGGATCGCCTGCTCGAACCCGAGGCCGAGGCCGCCTACGAGGGCCTGATCGCAGAGGCGCGCCTCGTGACGCCCAACGCCGAGGAGGCCGAGGTGCTGACGGGCGTCGCGGTGACCGATCCCGAGACCGCCCGCGAGGCCGGCGAGCGCCTGGTCGAGATGGGCGCCGAGGCCGCGCTGGTCAAGGGCGGCCACGTCCCGGGCGACGACGTCGTCGACACCCTCGTGGGCGACGACGCCGTCCGAACGTTCCGCCACGACCGCGTGGACACCGACGCGACACACGGCTCCGGATGTACGCTCTCCAGCGCCGTCGCCGCTCGCCTGGCCCGCGGCGACGGCCTCGAGACGGCGGTCGGCGCGGGGATCGACCTGCTCTCGCGGGCGGTCCGCTACAACCTCGACGTCGGCGAGGGGCCCGGTGCCGTCCACCACGCCGTCGGCGTCAGGGACGACGCCGCGCGCGGGGCGACCGCCGAAGCCGTCAGGTCGGTCGCGACGGCGCTGGCCGGGGTCGACGCCGAGGCGCTGACTCCCTCGAACGGGGCGACCGCCGTCGGCGCGACCCCGTACGCCGAGTCGCTCGCCGACGTCGCGGCCGTTGGCGTCGACCCCGAGGAGAAGGCGGACGCCGACCGCGGCGTCCGCTTCGGCGCCGCCGACGGCCCGGCCGAACGCCTGCTGGCCGCCCGCGAGGCCGCCCCCTCGCTGCGCTTCGCGGTCGACTGCCGCCGGTCGGAGCCCCTCCGCTCTGCGCTCGAGGGACCGGTCGCGACCGTCGCGGAGAGGACGGACGAGGTGGACGAGGCGGACGGGACGGGCGGTGCGACGGGCGTCAGGCGGGCCGTGGACGCCGTCGACGGGTCACCGCTGGCCGTCGAGGCGCCCGACGCCGACCGGCTCACGCTCGTCTCGTCGGACGCCGACCGGCTGGCCCACCGGGTGGAGACGCTGTCGGCCGAGCTGGCGGCGTAG
- a CDS encoding glycyl aminopeptidase, giving the protein MAVLRRELLTLALVVLLVAGGLTPALGSGLDPTVAGVLDAEAAEDRFPVVRTGSGSDALAQGDDEIVATQTFALTPERPGEVTVELTYSVPDRVVRLNTTVPENATVVETEAFERDEGRRYAWTGDGDGASITYRYGVNQTVEASGPGTASGNYVYAGTREWAMFARPSMPTNWTYRQSEPLGLERRTRAAGSGVASEWLVYLGEHEEYVRDANGQRFRLIVPAAAELSADREAVFDSLATASDDFRVGDRDEEVFVVAAPTGRVEWGVRGAQTGDADMWVRDAQRVDTADNVWIHEYVHTRLRLRSTRETVWLSEGAATYYGALLSLEQGLIGFDGFAAVLADGERAAYDEVVLSNTSTWVKYANYERGALIAGRLDLAIRRATDGERSLQDVFRRINARDGRLTQADMLATLEAVGGDEAVAAGRRYTERTGTPSMWNASTHRAAFGKVPARIDYSLPDPTHFNSFGVDGPYRVGSVGGSEPIRLVTGESLLVRARVNNSGGVAGDYAVPLTVDGMVVERAYGTVEAGESTTAHLSHRFERPGRYEVGVDEDAVTVVVERPATAEVTGLRVDPTTIRQGGRVTATATVTNDADRPGRATVNFTRGSEVVERRTAQLPSDTTVTVEAEVPVPEAGTVAIGAEGVEPVEIRVESARGGMDGTDGTPAATPDGGTATTADPSATTTAPDEPTDGTGDGFGVLALTGALALALLGRRL; this is encoded by the coding sequence ATGGCGGTGCTTCGCCGCGAGCTGCTGACGCTCGCGCTGGTGGTGCTGCTGGTCGCCGGCGGGTTGACCCCGGCGCTCGGCAGCGGGCTGGACCCGACCGTCGCCGGCGTCCTCGACGCGGAGGCCGCCGAGGACCGATTTCCGGTGGTCCGCACCGGGAGCGGGAGCGACGCACTCGCCCAGGGGGACGACGAGATCGTCGCGACCCAGACGTTCGCGCTCACGCCCGAGCGGCCGGGGGAGGTGACCGTCGAACTCACCTACTCCGTTCCGGACCGGGTGGTGCGCCTGAACACGACGGTCCCCGAGAACGCGACCGTCGTCGAGACCGAGGCGTTCGAGCGCGACGAGGGGCGACGCTACGCCTGGACCGGCGACGGCGACGGCGCGTCGATCACCTACCGGTACGGCGTCAACCAGACCGTCGAGGCGAGCGGACCGGGGACCGCCAGCGGGAACTACGTCTACGCCGGCACCCGGGAGTGGGCCATGTTCGCCCGCCCGAGCATGCCGACGAACTGGACCTACCGGCAGTCCGAGCCGCTGGGCCTCGAACGCCGGACCCGGGCGGCCGGGAGCGGGGTCGCCAGCGAGTGGCTGGTCTACCTCGGCGAGCACGAGGAGTACGTCCGGGACGCCAACGGCCAGCGGTTCCGGCTGATCGTCCCGGCGGCGGCGGAGCTGTCGGCCGACCGCGAAGCGGTCTTCGACTCGCTCGCGACGGCCTCGGACGACTTCCGCGTCGGCGACCGCGACGAGGAGGTGTTCGTCGTCGCCGCGCCGACCGGCCGCGTCGAGTGGGGCGTCCGCGGCGCCCAGACCGGCGACGCCGACATGTGGGTCCGGGACGCCCAGCGCGTCGACACCGCCGACAACGTCTGGATCCACGAGTACGTCCACACGCGCCTGCGGCTCCGGTCGACCCGCGAGACGGTGTGGCTCAGCGAGGGCGCGGCGACCTACTACGGCGCGCTGCTGAGCCTGGAGCAGGGCCTGATCGGCTTCGACGGGTTCGCCGCGGTACTCGCCGACGGCGAGCGCGCGGCCTACGACGAGGTCGTCCTCTCGAACACGTCGACCTGGGTCAAGTACGCCAACTACGAGCGCGGGGCGCTGATCGCCGGCCGCCTGGACCTCGCGATCAGGCGGGCGACCGACGGCGAGCGGAGCCTTCAGGACGTGTTCAGGCGGATCAACGCCCGCGACGGGCGGCTGACGCAGGCCGACATGCTCGCGACGCTCGAGGCGGTCGGCGGCGACGAGGCGGTGGCCGCCGGCCGACGGTACACGGAGCGGACCGGGACGCCGTCGATGTGGAACGCGTCGACCCACCGCGCGGCCTTCGGGAAGGTGCCCGCCCGGATCGACTACTCGCTGCCGGACCCGACCCACTTCAACAGCTTCGGGGTCGACGGGCCCTACCGGGTCGGATCAGTCGGGGGGAGCGAGCCGATCCGGCTCGTGACCGGCGAGTCGCTGCTGGTCCGCGCGCGGGTGAACAACTCCGGCGGGGTCGCCGGCGACTACGCGGTGCCGCTGACCGTCGACGGCATGGTCGTCGAACGGGCCTACGGCACCGTCGAGGCCGGCGAATCGACGACCGCCCACCTGAGCCACAGGTTCGAGCGGCCCGGCCGCTACGAGGTGGGCGTCGACGAGGACGCCGTGACCGTCGTGGTCGAGCGACCCGCGACCGCCGAGGTGACCGGGCTGCGGGTCGATCCCACCACGATCCGCCAGGGGGGACGGGTCACCGCGACGGCGACCGTCACCAACGACGCCGACCGCCCGGGGCGCGCCACGGTCAACTTCACGCGCGGGTCCGAGGTCGTCGAGCGCCGGACCGCGCAGCTGCCGTCCGACACCACAGTGACGGTCGAGGCCGAGGTCCCCGTCCCGGAGGCGGGCACGGTCGCTATCGGCGCCGAGGGCGTCGAGCCCGTCGAGATACGGGTCGAATCGGCCCGCGGCGGGATGGACGGCACCGACGGGACGCCGGCCGCGACACCGGACGGTGGAACGGCGACGACGGCCGATCCCTCCGCGACGACGACCGCGCCGGACGAGCCCACGGACGGGACCGGCGACGGCTTCGGCGTCCTCGCTCTCACCGGGGCGCTGGCGCTCGCGCTGCTGGGTCGCCGGCTGTGA
- the mutS gene encoding DNA mismatch repair protein MutS — protein sequence MTEATGIVGEFLSLKEETDADLLAMQCGDFYEFFDEDAETVADELDLKVSQKSSHGSSYPMAGVPVDDLTPYVSALVERGYRVAVADQYDTADGHAREITRVVTPGTHLETSDDAAQYLAAVVAADEGDAYGLAVADVTTGEFHVTQVDGEDARARVGTELYKFDPAEVLPGPTLRSADEFVDRVRERTDAAVTVHDTESFAPGRARHRVREQFGRETLESVGVAGQQAAIRAAGAVLSYVEETGVGTLASVTRLQAYGATDHVELDATTQRNLELTETMQGESDGSLFETVDHTVTSAGGRLLRQWLQRPRRDRTELTRRQSCVSALAEAALAREELRETLDGAYDLERLGAKAVSGSADARDLRAVGETLALFERVADLVAESDRLAESPLADALDGADRAAATDLADELDAALVDDPPGTVTQGGLFRRGYDEDLDAVIEDHEAALEWLDTLPEREKERTGITHLSVDRNKTDGYYIQVGNSETDQVPEEYERIKSLKNSERYTIPELREREREVMRLEEQRHDLERDLFEALRERVGERTELLQDVGRALAELDAVAALATHAVRNDWTRPELTEGRELDVEAGRHPVVERTTEFVPNDLRMDEDRQFLVVTGPNMSGKSTYMRQAALITLLAQVGSFVPARSARIGLVDGIYTRVGALDELAQGRSTFMVEMQELSNILHSATEDSLVILDEVGRGTATYDGISIAWAATEYIANQIRSKTLFATHYHELTALGEEIPTVENVHVAADETDGEVTFLRTVRDGPTNRSYGVHVADLAGVPEPVVDRSRDVLERLREDEAIEVQGSDRSGGDSTEQVVFDLGSGELTAAESESNQQQVATDGSQMEAPASDSNGQSLDPETEAVLDELADLDVNETPPVELMAKVQNWQDKLEESDADLS from the coding sequence ATGACAGAGGCGACGGGCATCGTGGGGGAGTTCCTCTCGCTCAAGGAGGAGACGGACGCGGACCTGCTGGCCATGCAGTGCGGGGACTTCTACGAGTTCTTCGACGAAGACGCGGAGACCGTCGCCGACGAACTGGACCTGAAGGTCTCCCAGAAGTCCTCGCACGGGTCGTCGTACCCGATGGCGGGCGTGCCCGTCGACGACCTGACGCCGTACGTCTCCGCGCTGGTCGAGCGGGGCTACCGGGTCGCCGTCGCCGACCAGTACGACACCGCCGACGGCCACGCGCGCGAGATCACCCGCGTCGTCACGCCGGGGACGCACCTCGAGACCAGCGACGACGCCGCCCAGTACCTGGCGGCGGTCGTCGCGGCCGACGAGGGCGACGCCTACGGGCTGGCCGTCGCCGACGTGACCACCGGCGAGTTCCACGTCACGCAGGTCGACGGCGAGGACGCCCGCGCCCGCGTCGGGACGGAGCTGTACAAGTTCGACCCCGCGGAGGTCCTCCCGGGACCGACGCTCCGGTCCGCCGACGAGTTCGTCGACCGCGTGCGCGAGCGGACCGACGCGGCCGTGACGGTCCACGACACCGAGTCGTTCGCGCCCGGCCGGGCCCGCCACCGCGTCCGCGAGCAGTTCGGCCGCGAGACCTTAGAGAGCGTCGGCGTGGCGGGCCAGCAGGCGGCGATCAGGGCGGCCGGCGCCGTCCTCTCGTACGTCGAGGAGACCGGCGTCGGGACGCTGGCCTCCGTGACCCGGCTGCAGGCCTACGGCGCGACCGACCACGTCGAACTGGACGCGACGACCCAGCGCAACCTCGAGCTCACCGAGACGATGCAGGGGGAGAGCGACGGGTCGCTGTTCGAGACGGTCGATCACACCGTCACCTCCGCCGGCGGGCGCCTGCTGCGCCAGTGGCTCCAGCGCCCCCGCCGGGACCGGACCGAGCTGACCCGCCGGCAGTCCTGCGTGAGCGCGCTCGCCGAGGCCGCGCTGGCCCGCGAGGAGCTGCGCGAGACGCTCGACGGGGCCTACGACCTCGAACGGCTCGGCGCGAAGGCCGTCTCGGGCAGCGCCGACGCGCGGGACCTCCGGGCCGTCGGCGAGACGCTGGCGCTGTTCGAGCGCGTGGCCGACCTCGTCGCCGAGTCGGACCGCCTCGCCGAGTCGCCGCTCGCCGACGCGCTCGACGGGGCCGACCGCGCGGCCGCGACCGACCTCGCCGACGAACTCGACGCCGCGCTCGTCGACGACCCGCCGGGCACCGTCACCCAGGGCGGCCTGTTCCGCCGGGGCTACGACGAGGACCTCGACGCCGTCATCGAGGACCACGAGGCAGCGCTGGAGTGGCTCGACACGCTCCCCGAGCGCGAGAAAGAGCGGACGGGCATCACCCACCTCTCCGTCGACCGCAACAAGACGGACGGCTACTACATCCAGGTGGGCAACAGCGAGACCGACCAGGTCCCGGAGGAGTACGAGCGCATCAAGTCGCTGAAGAACTCCGAGCGCTACACGATTCCCGAGCTCCGCGAGCGCGAGCGGGAGGTCATGCGCCTGGAGGAGCAGCGCCACGACCTCGAGCGCGACCTGTTCGAGGCCCTCCGGGAGCGAGTGGGCGAGCGCACCGAACTGCTGCAGGACGTCGGCCGCGCGCTGGCGGAACTTGACGCCGTCGCCGCGCTCGCGACCCACGCCGTCCGCAACGACTGGACCCGGCCGGAACTCACGGAGGGTCGGGAACTCGACGTCGAGGCCGGCCGCCACCCGGTCGTCGAGCGCACCACGGAGTTCGTGCCCAACGACCTCCGGATGGACGAGGACCGGCAGTTCCTCGTCGTCACCGGCCCCAACATGTCGGGCAAGTCCACGTACATGCGCCAGGCGGCGCTGATCACGCTGCTCGCGCAGGTCGGAAGCTTCGTCCCGGCCCGCTCGGCCCGCATCGGCCTCGTCGACGGCATCTACACCCGCGTCGGCGCGCTCGACGAGCTCGCGCAGGGCCGCTCGACGTTCATGGTCGAGATGCAGGAGCTGTCGAACATCCTCCACTCCGCCACCGAGGACTCGCTCGTGATTCTCGACGAGGTGGGCCGCGGAACGGCCACCTACGACGGCATCTCCATCGCGTGGGCGGCGACTGAATACATCGCGAACCAGATTCGGTCGAAGACCCTCTTCGCGACCCACTACCACGAACTCACGGCGCTCGGCGAGGAGATCCCCACAGTGGAGAACGTCCACGTCGCCGCCGACGAGACCGACGGCGAGGTCACGTTCCTGCGGACGGTCCGCGACGGGCCGACGAATCGGTCCTACGGGGTCCACGTCGCGGACCTCGCCGGCGTCCCCGAGCCCGTCGTCGACCGCTCGCGGGACGTCCTCGAACGGCTCCGCGAGGACGAAGCGATCGAAGTGCAGGGCAGCGACCGGTCGGGCGGCGACAGCACGGAGCAGGTCGTCTTCGACCTCGGCTCGGGCGAACTCACCGCCGCGGAGTCGGAGAGCAACCAGCAACAGGTCGCGACCGACGGCAGCCAGATGGAAGCGCCTGCCAGCGACTCGAACGGTCAGTCGCTCGATCCGGAGACGGAAGCCGTCCTCGACGAACTCGCCGACCTCGACGTCAACGAGACGCCGCCCGTCGAGCTGATGGCGAAGGTCCAGAACTGGCAGGACAAACTCGAGGAGAGCGACGCCGATCTCAGTTGA
- a CDS encoding helix-turn-helix domain-containing protein — translation MDSTAAKIVLSVQRGDSINRISDKIDVSYSWVYDWIERLDDKEIISNTDSGIKVIDHEMRQRYAEMMAALYSRDAISQEDAYLVPHFAGMEFAYTEIDAAYVWTHGGYQIARSHDDYPVFVEVHDRDVERWIAFFDQFGVTATVDERPDGDDVDGNVHYVLFPKTDGIDAEWVDGNPVIPLDEAVDQMLTNRAAYEPALEIIADEYDVDVDASHHSATAD, via the coding sequence ATGGATTCGACAGCCGCGAAGATCGTACTATCGGTGCAGCGAGGCGACTCTATCAATCGTATCTCGGACAAGATCGACGTCTCGTACTCGTGGGTGTACGACTGGATCGAGCGGTTAGACGACAAAGAGATTATCTCTAATACCGATAGTGGAATCAAGGTCATCGATCACGAGATGCGTCAGCGGTACGCCGAGATGATGGCTGCGTTGTACAGCCGCGACGCTATCTCACAGGAGGACGCGTATCTCGTCCCTCACTTTGCCGGCATGGAGTTCGCGTATACCGAGATCGACGCCGCGTACGTCTGGACACACGGTGGGTACCAGATCGCCCGCAGCCACGACGACTACCCGGTCTTCGTCGAAGTCCACGACCGGGACGTCGAGCGATGGATCGCGTTCTTCGATCAGTTCGGCGTCACTGCGACGGTCGATGAACGCCCGGACGGCGACGACGTCGACGGGAACGTCCACTACGTCCTGTTCCCGAAGACCGACGGGATCGACGCCGAGTGGGTCGACGGCAATCCCGTTATCCCGTTAGACGAAGCCGTCGACCAGATGCTGACGAACCGCGCGGCGTATGAACCCGCTCTGGAGATCATCGCCGACGAGTACGACGTCGACGTCGACGCGTCGCATCACAGCGCTACAGCTGACTGA
- a CDS encoding NAD(P)H-hydrate dehydratase, which yields MTDLLSELSTAADSEKGDNGRVGIVGGSIEYPGPPALSGLAALRTGTDVARILTAERAVDTVAGFSPNLLAGRFTGDVLTADSVSKALALAEWADAVVIGPGLEDPHPDAVREVVEGIDVPLVIDATAIGAALEADVGTAVVTPDAAEVERIEDEYGSLDDFAREMEVVVISKGAEDEIIDGEQRWTNDVGSPAMTVAGTGDTLAGIVGSLLGQGLAPATAVRLGTWIAGRAGVLAADEYGSGMVATDVIERVPRAIREGQEDPDVEAP from the coding sequence GTGACCGACCTCCTGAGCGAACTCTCGACGGCGGCGGACTCCGAGAAGGGCGACAACGGGCGCGTGGGCATCGTCGGCGGCAGCATCGAGTACCCCGGCCCGCCGGCGCTGTCGGGGCTGGCGGCGCTCCGGACCGGGACCGACGTCGCGCGGATCCTCACCGCCGAGCGCGCCGTCGATACCGTCGCCGGGTTCTCGCCGAACCTGCTGGCCGGCCGGTTCACCGGCGACGTCCTGACGGCGGACTCGGTCAGCAAGGCGCTCGCACTCGCCGAGTGGGCCGACGCCGTGGTGATCGGGCCGGGCCTGGAGGACCCCCATCCCGACGCCGTCCGGGAGGTCGTCGAGGGGATCGACGTCCCACTCGTGATCGACGCGACGGCCATCGGCGCGGCGCTGGAGGCCGACGTCGGGACCGCCGTGGTGACGCCCGACGCCGCCGAGGTGGAGCGGATCGAGGACGAGTACGGCTCGCTGGACGACTTCGCCCGGGAGATGGAGGTCGTCGTCATCTCGAAGGGCGCGGAAGACGAGATCATCGACGGCGAGCAGCGGTGGACCAACGACGTCGGCTCGCCCGCGATGACCGTGGCCGGGACCGGCGACACGCTCGCGGGAATCGTCGGGTCGCTGCTCGGACAGGGGCTGGCGCCCGCGACAGCGGTGCGGCTCGGGACCTGGATCGCTGGCCGCGCGGGCGTCCTCGCGGCCGACGAGTACGGCTCCGGCATGGTCGCGACCGACGTCATCGAGCGGGTCCCGCGGGCGATCCGGGAGGGGCAGGAGGACCCGGACGTCGAGGCGCCGTAG
- a CDS encoding ribbon-helix-helix protein, CopG family: MNDGALDLEEVTLELTEEELEAIDEKAFAEHRDNREAAIRDLLDEWLKARED; the protein is encoded by the coding sequence ATGAACGACGGCGCACTGGATCTGGAAGAGGTCACGCTCGAGCTCACCGAGGAGGAGCTGGAGGCCATCGACGAGAAGGCCTTCGCGGAGCACCGGGACAACCGCGAGGCGGCGATTCGGGACCTGCTCGACGAGTGGCTGAAGGCCCGCGAGGACTGA
- a CDS encoding M48 family metallopeptidase has product MRHLGLKARMAIAGSILFAFYAVAAVVAMGMFDAPLALVLAGSVVFVGVQYKVGKWMAIRSVGAEDMPEDQYREIHRRVDRLSEDMGIEKPRLMVARMGVPNAFAVGRKGAGTVVVSQELLATLTADEVEGVLAHELAHIRNRDVVMMVLGQGVASIVAIVAQWIVLLTGDNEIVDFFLAIVVGQIVQMLVMVFVMAISRYREYVADADAAAEVGGEPLASALEKISRGNERASESAVDENVSALCIFGQERGLIATLFASHPPVEKRIERLRN; this is encoded by the coding sequence ATGCGACACCTAGGTCTGAAAGCGCGGATGGCGATCGCGGGATCGATCCTGTTCGCGTTCTACGCCGTCGCCGCGGTGGTGGCGATGGGGATGTTCGACGCGCCGCTGGCCCTCGTGCTGGCGGGCAGCGTCGTCTTCGTCGGGGTACAGTACAAGGTGGGCAAGTGGATGGCGATCCGGTCGGTCGGCGCCGAGGACATGCCGGAGGACCAGTATCGGGAGATCCACCGGCGGGTCGACCGCCTCTCGGAGGACATGGGCATCGAGAAGCCGCGGCTGATGGTCGCCCGGATGGGCGTGCCCAACGCCTTCGCCGTCGGGCGGAAGGGCGCCGGCACGGTCGTCGTGAGCCAGGAGCTGCTGGCGACGCTGACGGCCGACGAGGTCGAGGGCGTCCTCGCCCACGAGCTGGCGCACATCCGCAACCGCGACGTGGTGATGATGGTGCTGGGCCAGGGCGTGGCCTCCATCGTCGCCATCGTCGCCCAGTGGATCGTGCTGCTGACGGGCGACAACGAGATCGTCGACTTCTTCCTGGCCATCGTGGTCGGCCAGATCGTCCAGATGCTCGTGATGGTCTTCGTGATGGCCATCTCGCGGTACCGCGAGTACGTGGCCGACGCCGACGCCGCTGCCGAGGTCGGCGGGGAGCCGCTGGCCAGCGCCCTGGAGAAGATCAGCCGGGGCAACGAGCGGGCCAGCGAGTCGGCCGTCGACGAGAACGTCAGCGCGCTGTGCATCTTCGGCCAGGAGCGGGGCCTGATCGCGACGCTGTTCGCCTCGCACCCGCCCGTCGAGAAGCGCATCGAGCGCCTGCGTAACTGA
- a CDS encoding HpcH/HpaI aldolase/citrate lyase family protein: protein MTATPSRRSLLYAPADDTAILESAFDSEADGVVCELEDGVDGAAKADARDNVERVVPGLSSADTEVCVRINSLKSDCWMTDLDAALAAGVDTVVLPKVDYGHEVRTLASVVRQLTTEAERPDVIVALERPRGVFYGREIAEVCAEIDVVTAAYQGYADYCEYTGASSTNDEIRHFLNRLLVGYAGLAGIEPIAPADVRVEDADRVRAFAERCSEMGYDGQLALHPAQVEVLNDVYSPSRSEYEQARHLVSTYRESEAGSMVVDGVFLDRPVVNRYVDTVRQYEAIHDIEPTVEYDFLE, encoded by the coding sequence ATGACAGCGACCCCGTCCCGACGCTCGCTTCTGTACGCACCGGCAGACGACACCGCGATCCTCGAGTCGGCGTTCGACTCCGAAGCGGACGGCGTCGTCTGCGAACTCGAAGACGGCGTCGACGGGGCCGCGAAAGCCGACGCCAGAGACAACGTCGAGCGCGTCGTCCCGGGCCTCTCGTCGGCCGATACGGAGGTGTGCGTTCGTATCAACAGTCTCAAATCGGACTGCTGGATGACGGATCTGGACGCGGCGCTCGCCGCCGGCGTGGACACGGTCGTCCTCCCGAAGGTCGACTACGGCCACGAGGTCCGCACTCTCGCGAGCGTCGTCCGACAGCTGACGACCGAGGCCGAGCGGCCGGACGTGATCGTCGCCCTCGAGCGACCGCGCGGCGTCTTCTACGGTCGAGAGATCGCGGAGGTCTGCGCGGAGATCGACGTGGTGACCGCGGCGTACCAGGGGTACGCCGACTACTGCGAGTACACGGGAGCGTCCTCGACGAACGACGAAATCCGACATTTCCTGAACCGGCTGCTGGTCGGATACGCCGGCCTCGCCGGCATCGAGCCGATCGCCCCGGCCGACGTCCGGGTCGAGGACGCCGATCGGGTACGGGCGTTCGCCGAACGGTGCTCCGAGATGGGGTACGACGGTCAGCTGGCGCTTCACCCCGCGCAGGTCGAGGTTCTCAACGACGTCTACAGTCCCAGCCGAAGCGAGTACGAGCAGGCCAGGCACCTCGTTTCGACGTACCGCGAGTCCGAGGCGGGCTCGATGGTCGTCGACGGCGTGTTCCTCGACCGACCGGTCGTGAACCGATACGTCGATACGGTCAGACAGTACGAGGCGATCCACGACATCGAGCCGACCGTCGAGTACGACTTCCTCGAGTGA
- a CDS encoding quinone oxidoreductase family protein, producing the protein MRSIEVREYGPPDVLKPTESTEPTPSEGELCIDVAAAGLNFADVEKRRGRYPNGPEPTYVPGIEVSGTVVETGDDTAFEAGDDVAAFVEGGGYAERVVAPEETAFEVPDAISTRDAAGFPVQFLTAHNALFEWGGLEPGDRVLINAAAGGVGTAAVQIAAATPDVEVFGTASTPEKLALAERLGADHAINYTDASVSKRLRELTEREGVDLVLDGVGGEAFYESLDGLADFGRVVSYGMASGEVPSVSLPRLLFTNKSVVGYHLGHALSTRPERVKRAIPELRSLLAGSDVDVHVGETFALEAAASAHAALEDRESTGKVLLVP; encoded by the coding sequence GTGCGAAGCATCGAAGTGCGGGAGTACGGACCACCTGACGTCCTGAAGCCGACGGAATCGACGGAACCGACTCCGAGCGAGGGCGAACTCTGCATCGACGTCGCGGCGGCGGGGCTGAACTTCGCGGACGTCGAGAAACGGCGGGGCCGCTACCCGAACGGACCCGAACCGACGTACGTACCCGGGATCGAAGTCAGCGGGACGGTCGTCGAGACCGGCGACGACACGGCGTTCGAGGCGGGGGACGACGTGGCGGCGTTCGTCGAGGGCGGCGGGTATGCGGAACGGGTCGTCGCACCGGAAGAGACCGCCTTCGAGGTCCCGGACGCGATATCCACGAGAGACGCGGCGGGGTTCCCCGTCCAGTTTCTGACCGCACACAACGCCCTGTTCGAGTGGGGCGGGCTCGAACCCGGCGACCGCGTTCTGATCAACGCGGCGGCCGGCGGGGTCGGGACCGCCGCCGTCCAGATCGCCGCAGCGACGCCGGACGTCGAAGTCTTCGGGACGGCCAGCACCCCGGAGAAGCTGGCCCTCGCGGAGCGGCTCGGTGCCGATCACGCGATCAACTACACGGACGCCTCCGTCTCGAAGCGGCTGCGCGAACTGACCGAACGGGAGGGCGTCGACCTCGTCCTGGACGGGGTCGGCGGCGAGGCGTTCTACGAGAGTCTCGACGGACTCGCCGACTTCGGTCGCGTCGTCTCCTACGGGATGGCGAGCGGAGAGGTCCCGTCCGTGTCTCTCCCCCGGCTGCTGTTCACGAACAAGTCCGTCGTCGGGTACCATCTCGGACACGCTCTCTCAACGCGGCCCGAGCGCGTCAAGCGGGCGATCCCCGAGCTCCGATCGCTGCTTGCGGGCTCCGACGTCGACGTTCACGTCGGCGAAACGTTCGCCCTCGAGGCGGCGGCCTCGGCCCACGCCGCGCTCGAAGACCGCGAGAGCACCGGGAAAGTCCTGCTGGTGCCGTGA